The nucleotide sequence TAAATCTATTTATATCTACACCCTGATTTATAACTTCTGATTCTTTTCCAAATAGCATTTTTAATTCATTTGCTGTTTGAGATGAATTTGAAACTAATATATAATTACAAGAAGAAAATTTATATGCTAACCACATAAAAATTTTTCCAATTATTTCGCCGAAAATATTTTTATATTTTGCTGATAAATGAAAAAAGTCATGAAATGTAACAATTGTTTTTTTTCCTGGAATAAATGATGTAAATATTGCTCCTTCTGGTGTAATAGAAACTATAACTTTTGCTTTTGATTTAAATTCAATGAGCGGTATATCTAAAAAACATCTAAAATATTCTTTTTTTCTATTTCTATTTATTTCACAAACTTCAATATCATATTTGCTTTTTAATATTTTAATCATTTCATTTGTAAATCTTGCAAAACCCTTCATCCATTCAATATCCAATGAAGATGTAACAATAAGAATTCTTTCTTTCATATTTATCAACAATAAAAATTTTTCTAATTTAAAGTATTATTTTTTTATTTTTTAAACCTTTTCTACGAACTTTTATAGTACGTATATGACATAATTTATACTTTAATTTTTTTATTATAATATTTAAAACTAAAATATCTGTTTCGTTTACTATTTTTATTTTATATAAAATTACTAAATAACAGACTAATAAAATAAATAAAAGAGGGATAGCAAAAAATAAAGGTGTAAAAGTAATAATATAAAGACATATTAAAAAGAAAAATAATACCAATATAAATTTAATAATTTTTTTTAAATTCAAAAATAGTTTAATATTTAATTTTTTAATTATAAAAAATGAAAGAATAAAAAATATTAAAGAAGTAATCATAAAAGAAATAGCAGCACCTATTACTAAAAACTCTGAAATTAAAAATAAATTTATAAATAAAGCTATAAAACCTGTAAAAAACATTATATAATTTCTTATTTTTTGATATCCTAATGAATAAATAACTGAAAGATTAATTAATGCAAGTGCATATAAAATAATTGAGAGAACTTGTATAGGAATAATATTTGTAATGAAAAGATAATCATTCTTATAAAGTAATAAAATTATTTGCTTTGCAAAAAGAATAAAACATAATGCTGCAGGAAGTAAAGTAATTATAATATATTTTAAAGATTTATTAAGTAAAATTTCAACATTTTTAGAGTTTTCTTTTACAAAAAACGAAAGAGAAGGAAAAATTGCTGATTGTATTATAGAGGGTAATAAAAGAAGAATTTGTCCTATAATTATTAATGCGCCCCAAAATCCTGCAGACTCCATATCTAAATATCCTATATAAATTATTCCGAAATTTGTAATCAAAAATATAGAAATAAATGCAATAAAGCTTGATTTTATATTTTCAAGAAAAAATTTTTTATTTTCATATTCTATTTGATTAAATTTTTTATTAATGAAAATAAAAAATAAAACTGAGGCTATAATAAATGTAAAAAACCAGGCATAAATTCCTCCAAGTGTGAAGCCAATAACAACTAGAAATATAGCAAGAAACGGTTTTATTCCATGTGATATTAAATCTATAAAAAATATTTTCTTAAACAATGAATACCCGTAAAAAATTGCACGTAAAAAATTATAAAAAATTCCTGGAATAAGTAATATAGCACACAAAAAAATAGATTCTGAAAATTTTATTTCAAAAAATTTTAAATAAAATATTATTAATAAAGACAATATTCCTAATGTTGAAATAACTGTTATTAACTTTGCAGTATATTTTATTAAATCATTTATTTTATTTTCTTTATTCATTGCAATATATTGAGGTATTAGCTTTCCAAAAACTTCTTGAATATTAAGAGTAAAAAGTGCTGAAAAAAAACTATATAATGTTAATGTTGTTGTTAAAACTCCATAATCAAATACTGATAAGGTTTTTCCCATAAATGACCAAAATAGATAACCTGCGATAGCTATTACAAATGTATCAAGTGCAACATATAATGTATCTGATATAATTTTTTCTTTGGAAGGCATAAATTTATTTTAAATTAATTTTTTATAAAGATATTAAATAATATAATCAATATCAATATTAATACTATTTGGTAAAATGAAATTAATTTTTTTCACAAAATAATTTGCTATTTTTCCAAGCCTTTGTCTATATAAAAATTTATTATATAGATGTTTTCTATATTTTCTAAAATCTGGAAAATTAGCAATTAATAAATCAGCTGCAGAAAAACTCCATATTATTCCTCCACCAGACCATGGTTTTGTTATACCTGCAGCATCACCACAAAGCGTATATTTTTCAGATTTGGGAATTATAAGCCCGCAAGGAATATATGCAGAATAAATTTTTTCAACTTCTATATTTTGTTTTTTGATAAAATTATCAAAAATAGATTTTGCTTCATTTGGTTTAGCTAAACAGCCATACTCTATTTTATTTTTTCTAGGAATTTTCCAAAAAAAGCCTGAATTATGCGACCAAACCTCAATATCATTTCCTTTTTCTTTAGTATAAAGAATTATTCCTAATTTCATTTCAGGATCTTTAAGTTTCAATGTTCTCCTTATAGAAGAAAATGCTCCATCACAACCTATTATTTTATCAAATTTTTTTAATTTCTCATCATTTATTCCTGAAATATATGAATTAAAAATATAATTTGCTTCAGATTTTTTTGCAAGAGAAAAAACATAATTATCTAATTTTTCTCTATTAAATGCATAAAGTTTTTGTTTAAGAATTAATTCTATTTTTTTATGTTGAAAGTAAAGAATTATTTTATTAAATTCATTTTCAATAATTCCTTTATTTTTTGGTATAAATCCCCAAATCCTTTCTGATATAAGACCTGAACAAACTTTTTTCGTTTGTTTAAAATTTTTCTCAAAAACCGTAACATCATATTTTTTAGAAAGTTTATAAGCTAAATATGAACCAACTATTCCACCACCAACAATTGCTATTTTCATATGTTTTATTTTAATTTTATTTTTTAAAAATTTATTTCCGTGCATAAACTGTTAAATGTGTTTTATAATCTATTTTTGTTTTATATCCTAATTTTTTCAATTCATCAGCTACAAATGGTGCAGTAATTTTATTATTAACTTTATGATAAGCTGCTATAGCAAGTTTTGCGTTTGAATTCATTAGAATATTTTTTGCACCTTTTATCATTTCTATTTCAGAACCTTCTATATCTGCTTTTAAAAAATCTATTTTTT is from Candidatus Pacearchaeota archaeon and encodes:
- a CDS encoding polysaccharide biosynthesis C-terminal domain-containing protein — its product is MPSKEKIISDTLYVALDTFVIAIAGYLFWSFMGKTLSVFDYGVLTTTLTLYSFFSALFTLNIQEVFGKLIPQYIAMNKENKINDLIKYTAKLITVISTLGILSLLIIFYLKFFEIKFSESIFLCAILLIPGIFYNFLRAIFYGYSLFKKIFFIDLISHGIKPFLAIFLVVIGFTLGGIYAWFFTFIIASVLFFIFINKKFNQIEYENKKFFLENIKSSFIAFISIFLITNFGIIYIGYLDMESAGFWGALIIIGQILLLLPSIIQSAIFPSLSFFVKENSKNVEILLNKSLKYIIITLLPAALCFILFAKQIILLLYKNDYLFITNIIPIQVLSIILYALALINLSVIYSLGYQKIRNYIMFFTGFIALFINLFLISEFLVIGAAISFMITSLIFFILSFFIIKKLNIKLFLNLKKIIKFILVLFFFLICLYIITFTPLFFAIPLLFILLVCYLVILYKIKIVNETDILVLNIIIKKLKYKLCHIRTIKVRRKGLKNKKIIL
- a CDS encoding FAD-dependent oxidoreductase, encoding MKIAIVGGGIVGSYLAYKLSKKYDVTVFEKNFKQTKKVCSGLISERIWGFIPKNKGIIENEFNKIILYFQHKKIELILKQKLYAFNREKLDNYVFSLAKKSEANYIFNSYISGINDEKLKKFDKIIGCDGAFSSIRRTLKLKDPEMKLGIILYTKEKGNDIEVWSHNSGFFWKIPRKNKIEYGCLAKPNEAKSIFDNFIKKQNIEVEKIYSAYIPCGLIIPKSEKYTLCGDAAGITKPWSGGGIIWSFSAADLLIANFPDFRKYRKHLYNKFLYRQRLGKIANYFVKKINFILPNSINIDIDYII